Proteins co-encoded in one Salvia splendens isolate huo1 chromosome 4, SspV2, whole genome shotgun sequence genomic window:
- the LOC121799297 gene encoding NDR1/HIN1-like protein 26 — protein sequence MSIIHEKSPKHCAEKQTIKILNKSKKKLLFCASTCFLSILCLILLCFILHPSNPHFSLTQVDINHLNITSPSPFLNSFIKLTLLSTNPNKGIGIYYDRFLLHASYNSHSITPDTSVPPFFQDHQQPNLLNASLLGNHHHVDPSLDAEKLPLGFIATGSLRWKVGNWISRRHGFSVDCGTVLPLGRRDSILLTSKQPTVCSTSF from the coding sequence atGTCCATAATCCATGAGAAATCCCCCAAGCACTGCGCAGAGAAGCAAACAATAAAAATACTCAACAAATCAAAGAAGAAGCTCTTGTTCTGCGCTTCGACGTGCTTCCTCTCCATCCTCTGCCTCATACTCCTCTGTTTCATCCTACACCCCTCCAATCCCCACTTCTCTCTCACACAAGTTGACATCAATCACCTTAACATAACATCACCATCACCCTTCCTCAACTCCTTCATCAAACTCACTCTCCTATCCACCAACCCTAACAAGGGAATCGGAATCTACTACGACAGATTCCTCCTACACGCTTCCTACAACAGCCACTCCATCACTCCCGACACCTCTGTTCCACCATTCTTTCAAGATCATCAACAACCTAACCTCCTCAATGCCTCGTTGCTCGGTAACCACCACCATGTCGACCCTTCTCTAGATGCCGAAAAACTGCCATTGGGTTTCATAGCCACTGGCAGCCTCAGGTGGAAAGTGGGGAATTGGATTTCTAGGAGACATGGATTCAGTGTAGATTGTGGGACTGTTTTGCCGTTGGGACGTAGAGATTCGATTCTCTTGACTTCCAAACAACCCACAGTTTGTTCTACTTCGTTTTGA
- the LOC121800603 gene encoding uncharacterized protein DDB_G0279979-like, protein MGNRKMPSPAIRKPHAPPEVPVELPEAAAAETVPQEKKDGDENKETTTLVDVCEPAPKMELETTEVKPVEEEGVPVEVKPKDEKKEVSETVEEKEAAETVEVKEVDGIEAPKDKKEEAQTHVVPKEDKKEE, encoded by the exons ATGGGCAATAGGAAGATGCCTTCTCCCGCTATCAGGAAGCCACACGCCCCGCCTGAGGTGCCTGTTGAGTTGCCTGAGGCTGCAGCAGCAGAGACAGTGCCACAG GAGAAGAAAGATGGGGATGAGAACAAGGAAACTACTACTTTGGTAGATGTCTGTGAACCAGCTCCGAAGATGGAACTGGAAACAACTGAGGTGAAACCAGTGGAGGAGGAAGGTGTTCCAGTTGAGGTAAAGCCAAAGGACGAGAAAAAAGAGGTATCAGAAACGGTAGAAGAAAAGGAGGCAGCAGAAACTGTTGAAGTAAAGGAGGTAGATGGAATAGAAGCACCCAAGGACAAGAAAGAGGAAGCACAAACTCATGTCGTGCCAAAGGAGGATAAGAAAGAAGAATAG
- the LOC121801183 gene encoding 60S ribosomal export protein NMD3-like, whose protein sequence is MAQGVGMFTVPQTIGSVLCCRCGILMQPNAANMCANCLRSEIDITEGLQKHVIIIFCPECNSFLQPPRTWIKAELESKELLTFCVKRLKNLNTVRMVHAEFIWTEPHSKRIKIKLKVQKEVLHGAILEQAYTVEYVVQDQLCESCARVQANPDQWVAAVQLRQHVPHRRTFFYLEQLILKHDAAKDAIRITQMDQGIDFFFGKRSHGVKFVEFVGKVAPTRSRTDKQLVSQDSKSNTYHYKYTFSVEISPICREDLICLPPKLSVSLGNLGPLVICTKVTNTIALLDPRTLRQCFLDAEQYWRSSFKALLSSRQLTEYMIIDMEEVRSEENVGGSRYVLADAHVARVSDLGKNDRHFIVRTHLGHLLSCGDCALGYDLYSANSNDFELDKYRGVIPDVVLIKKSYEEKRQQRQRKSRSWKLKSLNMEVDDGTRGREHEEKMNTEYEHFLRDLEENPDLRFNLSLYRNKEYEPSMGSVADGDDVPSVPLDELLADLDLGDEESEEDEMVE, encoded by the coding sequence ATGGCACAGGGAGTAGGTATGTTTACTGTGCCCCAGACTATTGGCAGCGTCTTATGCTGCAGGTGTGGCATATTGATGCAACCGAATGCTGCAAATATGTGTGCCAACTGTCTGCGCTCTGAAATTGACATAACAGAAGGTCTTCAGAAGCATGTTATCATCATATTTTGCCCTGAGTGTAACTCCTTTCTGCAACCTCCGAGGACTTGGATCAAAGCCGAACTTGAGTCGAAAGAGCTGCTCACATTCTGTGTCAAGAGGCTGAAGAATTTGAACACTGTTCGAATGGTGCATGCGGAGTTCATTTGGACAGAACCTCATTCCAAGAGGATTAAAATCAAGTTGAAGGTTCAGAAAGAGGTTCTTCATGGAGCAATACTTGAACAGGCTTACACTGTTGAATATGTCGTACAAGATCAGTTGTGTGAATCTTGTGCGAGGGTTCAGGCTAATCCAGATCAGTGGGTTGCTGCAGTACAATTGCGACAGCATGTTCCTCACAGGCGCACATTTTTCTACCTGGAGCAGCTTATCCTTAAGCACGATGCAGCTAAAGATGCCATCAGAATTACTCAGATGGATCAGGGTATTGACTTCTTCTTTGGTAAAAGAAGTCATGGTGTGAAGTTTGTCGAGTTTGTTGGTAAAGTAGCACCAACTAGGAGCAGAACTGATAAGCAACTCGTGTCTCAGGACTCGAAGAGCAATACTTACCATTATAAGTACACTTTCTCTGTTGAAATTAGTCCTATCTGTCGTGAAGATCTGATTTGTCTTCCACCTAAACTCTCAGTTAGTTTGGGAAATCTCGGACCACTAGTGATATGCACTAAAGTAACCAACACCATAGCTCTGTTAGATCCACGGACCCTTAGGCAATGCTTCCTGGATGCTGAGCAGTATTGGAGATCATCTTTTAAGGCTTTATTGTCAAGCAGACAGCTTACGGAGTACATGATCATAGATATGGAGGAGGTTCGCTCTGAAGAGAATGTTGGTGGGTCAAGATATGTTTTGGCCGATGCACATGTAGCACGTGTATCAGATTTGGGGAAGAATGACCGACATTTCATTGTGAGAACTCATTTGGGGCATCTCTTGAGTTGTGGGGACTGTGCTCTTGGTTATGACCTGTATAGTGCCAATAGTAATGATTTTGAATTGGACAAATACAGAGGTGTTATTCCTGATGTAGTATTGATTAAAAAGAGCTACGAGGAGAAGCGCCAACAGAGGCAGCGCAAGTCTCGTTCATGGAAGCTCAAGTCACTTAACATGGAGGTCGATGATGGTACCAGAGGCAGGGAACATGAGGAGAAGATGAACACTGAGTACGAACACTTCTTGAGAGATCTGGAGGAAAATCCTGATTTGAGATTCAATCTGTCCCTGTACCGCAATAAGGAATACGAGCCATCAATGGGTTCTGTGGCTGATGGTGATGATGTTCCTTCTGTTCCATTGGATGAGTTGCTTGCAGATCTTGATCTAGGTGATGAGGAATCCGAGGAGGATGAAATGGTGGAATGA
- the LOC121801330 gene encoding 40S ribosomal protein S4-1-like: protein MARGLKKHLKRLNAPSHWMLDKLGGAFAPKPSSGPHKSRECLPLILILRNRLKYALTYREVIAILMQRHIQVDGKVRTDKTYPAGFMDVVSIPKTNENFRLLYDTKGRFRLHSIRDEEAKFKMCKVRSVQFGKKGIPYINTYDGRTIRYPDPLIKANDTIKLDLESNKIVDFIKYDVGNVVMVTGGRNRGRVGVIKNREKHKGSFETLHIQDATGHEFATRSGNVFTIGKGTKPWISLPKGKGIKLTIIEEARKRIQAQSAAA, encoded by the exons ATG GCGAGAGGTTTGAAGAAACACTTAAAGAGGCTCAATGCCCCCAGTCACTGGATGTTGGACAAGCTTGGTGGTGCTTTT GCTCCCAAACCATCATCAGGACCCCACAAATCCAGGGAATGTCTGCCATTGATCCTTATCTTGAGGAACAGGCTCAAGTATGCTCTTACTTACCGTGAGGTCATTGCTATTTTGATGCAACGTCACATTCAGGTTGATGGAAAGGTCAGGACTGACAAGACTTATCCAGCTGGTTTCATGG ATGTTGTGTCTATCCCAAAGACCAATGAGAATTTCCGCCTTCTCTATGATACCAAGGGTCGCTTCAGGCTGCACTCTATCCGGGATGAGGAAGCTAAG TTTAAGATGTGCAAGGTTCGTTCAGTTCAGTTTGGAAAGAAGGGCATTCCATACATCAACACATATGATGGGAGGACCATTCGCTATCCAGATCCTCTTATCAAGGCTAATGACACTATCAAGCTAGATCTTGAGAGCAACAAAATTGTTGATTTTATCAAGTATGATGTTGGCAATGTTGTCATGGTCACTGGTGGTAGGAACAGGGGCCGTGTTGGGGTGATCAAGAACCGTGAGAAGCATAAGGGAAGTTTCGAGACCCTTCACATTCAGGATGCTACTGGCCATGAGTTCGCAACTAGATCTGGGAATGTGTTTACAATTGGGAAGGGTACTAAACCCTGGATATCTCTTCCAAAGGGCAAAGGCATAAAGTTGACCATTATTGAGGAGGCAAGGAAGAGGATTCAGGCTCAGTCTGCTGCAGCTTAG